GCCAGCACCGTGCTCGTGTTCGTGCTCGTGCTCGGGCCGCTGCTCTGGCACACCATCTGGGGCATCGTCCGCATGCTGCGCAGCCGTCCCAAGCCGCTGCAGAGTGGATTCTCCAACCTGCGGTACGTGATCCAGCGCCTGTCGGCGGTGGGGCTGCTGCTCTTCCTCGGAGCCCACCTCTACCTGGCGTGGTTCGAGCCGCGCTTCCTGCACGGGCGGCCGGAGCCGTTCGCGCAGATCTCGCGGGAGATGCGCTTCCACACGCCGACGCTGATCGTCTACATCCTCGGCATCGTGGGGATCGCGTACCATCTCGCGAACGGCCTCTGGAGCTTCATGACCATGGGCTGGGGGATTGCTGTCAGCAAGAGCGGGATCCGCTGGATGGAGCGCGTCTCCATCCTCCTTTTCGTCGTGCTGCTCGCCGTGGGGTGGGCCGCCATCTACGGCTTGTACCGGGGTGGCGAGGCGTACGGTCCGCCGGCCTGACGCAGCAGGTAAAGAACCACCGCGATGTTCACGGCGAGGATGACCACGCGGCCCCATGCAGGGCGCCGGAACAATTCCCAGAGCTCCCACGGCAGCAGCATGGCCGTCGCGATCACCACCAGCCACGGCGCCCACCAACGGCCCGCTTGCAGCGCCAGCCCTTCCACGGCCGAGAGGGCCGAGTCGCCCAGCATGGCGATCGCGAGCAGCTTCACGTGGCCGCTCGTGGCCGCCTCAACGAGCAACGTCGCGGCCCGCAACGACCAGGCGCCGGCGAAATGCTCGAGGACGAACTCCGCGAGCGTCGCGGCTCCCGCTTCGGTGCCGCGAACGAGGAGCCAGATGGCCGCAATCCCGACCAGTGCCTGCAGCACGGCCTTGGTCAGCTTGTAGACGATGATCGTTTCCAGGCCCGCAGGCCGATTCATGCGCCAGGCACCAGCGATCGCACGAGCTCCAGCAGGCGGCTGATGTCGAACGGCTTCTCCATCGAGCGGACCCCGAGGCGCTCCGCCTGCTGGCGTCCCTCGTTGGATCCGGTCGTGAGCACGACGGGCACCTGTCCGAGACCCGCGCTGCGCAGCTGCTCGACGACCCAGGCTCCGTCCGCGTCCGGCATGAAGTAGTCCACCAGGATCAGCGCCGGTGGCGCGGCGCGGGCCGCATCGATGGCGCGGCGCGCATCCGGCGAGGTGCGCACGGCAAACCCGTTCAGCTCCAGCAGGTCCTGGAGCACCATCCGGGTGTCTTCGTCGTCGTCGACGACGAGGATTTCCCTGCGCTCAGCCACGCGGGCGAGCCTAGACCGTGCGCGCTCGCACGGCGAGTGCGACCGCATCGCACAGTTCCGGTAACGAACCATCGGCGACCGCGTCGACGCGAATGCCCGCCTTCCGCGCCTCGTCCGCACAGAGCCGGCCCATGCACGCCACCGCCGCCGGCCTGGCGCTCTCCGCGCCAGCCAGGGCGGCGAACCCGCGTGCCGCGCTGCCGCTGGCGAATGCGATGGCATCGATCCGGCCGTCGCGCAGCTCGCGCAGCGCCGCAGGATCCGCCCGGTGCGGCGTCACCGTCCGGTAGAGGGTGCAGGTTTCCACCTGCGCTCCGGCGGCGCGGAGGCCGGCGACGAGGGCCGGATTGCCGCCTTCGGGCCGCGCCACGAGCACGCGCTTTCCCGCGACGCGGCCGCCGAGCTCCCGCAGCAGAGCGTCGGCGCCGGCCCCGCCCTTCGGCACGATCACTTCGCCGGGCAACTCCCGCGCCGTCGAGGCGCCGACGGCGGCGAGCGGCAATCCGGGGTTGCCGCAGAGCGCGAGCAAACGCCGCGCGGCGTGAGGCGACGCGATCACGAGCAGGTCGGCGACCTTCTCGCGGACGACGGTGACGATTCGGCCGACGTCCGGCCCGTCCTCGAAGGCGATGCAAGGCATCCGGACCGGGATCGCCCCCCGCTCCCGCAAGAGCGTCTCCAGCTCGGCGGCATCCTCCACCGCGCGCGTGACCAGCACGCGGGCCCCGGCGAGCGTCAAGCGCGCTTCGGCGCGGGCAGCCCCGAGGCCTGCGACCGCGCCGCCTCCAACAGCGGCGCTCCGCCCTTGTCGAGCAGCGCCTCGGCGACGCTCTTGCCCAGCGCCTCGGGGCCCGTCGCCGATCCGCGCATCTCCGCGCGCACCACGATGACACCTCCCTTGCCATCGGGACCGCCGAGCGCCGCACGAAGCCAGATGCGATCGCCTTCCAGCAGGCCGTACGCGGCGACGGGAACCGTGCAGCCTCCCGCCAGCCGGGCAAGGACCGCGCGCTCGGCGCGGACGCAGCGCGCGGTCGGGGCGTCGTCGAGCGGCGCCGTCGCCTCGAGACCCGGCGAGCCTCGCAGCGTCTCGATGGCGAGGGCTCCCTGCCCCGCCGCCGGCAGCGAAAGCTCTGGCGGGAGGATCTCGGTCACCTCCCCGTCGAGGCCAAGACGGCGCAGGCCCGCGAGCGCGAGAACGACGGCGTCGAGAGGCCCCTGCGGATCTCCCTCGGCCGGCCGCACTTCGACGCCGCCGCGGACCACCGTCGCTCCGGTCGCGCGGGCGAGGCGCGTCTGCACGTTCCCGCGGACGGGCACGACGATCAGATCGGGTCGCTCGGCCAGGAGCTGGACGGCGCGGCGCAGCGAGCTCGTGCCCACGCGCGCTCCGCGAGGAAGGTTCGCGAACCGCTTCGCGAACGGCGCGACCAAGGCGTCGCGCGGATCCTCCCGGGCGCAAAAAGCGCTGAGCACGAACGCGTCGGAAATCGCGAACGGCACGTCTTTCGCGCTGTGTACGGCCAGGTCGGCGCGCCGATCCGCGAGCGCCTGCTCCAGGTCCTTGACGAAGAGGCCTTTACCGCCGGCTTCGGCAAGCGATCGGTCGAGAATCCGGTCACCTTCGGTGGATATGGGCAAGAGCTCGCAGGCGTGCCCGCGCTCCCGCAGCCATCCCCCGACGCGCTCGGCCTGCCACAGCGCGAGCGCGCTCTTGCGCGTCGCGATACGGAGATTCACCGCCGCCTCAACAGCGGCAGCACGGCCCCGTCGTCGCCGCGTTGCTTGTCCACGGTCGTCGCTTTCGTCGCCGACGCGGGCTGCGGCTCTCCGTCGAGCCCGAACAATTCGGCGGCGGCGTCGCCCAGGGGGCCCTGCCCTGCTTCGGCCCGGAGGCGGCTCGTGGGCGCGTGGAGGAGCTTGTTGACGATGGCGCTCGCCATGGCCCGCACCGTCTTTTGCTGCTTCTCGTCGAGCCCGTTCAGCGCCGCGAGCGTCTTCTCGGCCTCGGCGCGCGCGAGCGACTCGGCGTGCGCCCGCAGCCGCGCGAGCACCGGCACCGCGGCCCGCTCGCGCGACATCGTCAGGAAGGCCTTCAGCTCCTCCTCGACGATCTCCTCCGCCTTTCCCACGTGCGCCGCGCGCAGATCGCGGTTCTGCGCGGCGACGCGCTCGAGATCGTCGAGATCGTAGACGTAGACGTTCTCCAGCTCGTTCGCGCTCGGCTCGACATTGCGGGGCAGCGTCAGGTCGACGAGGAAGATCGGCCTGTAGCGCCGCGCCTTGAGCGCCTTCGCCATCATGTCGCGGGTCACCACTGCCTGGGACGCGCTGGTGGAGCAGATGGCGACGTCGGCGCGCTCCAGCAGGGCCGGCAACTCCGCCAGCGAAACGTGGACTCCGCCTGCCTCGCGGGCCAGCTCCTCCGCGTGCTGCGGGCTGCGGTTGGCCATCAGCAGCTCGCGGGCGCCGGCGGAGCGGAGCTCTCGGGCGGCCAGCTGCGCCATCTCGCCCGCGCCGAGGAGCAGGATGGAACGCCCCTCGAGATTGCCGAGAAGCTTGTGGGCGAGCTGGACGGCGACGCTGGAGACGGACACGGCGCCGCGCGCGATCTCCGTTTCCGTGCGGACGCGCTTCGCGGCCGTCGTGGCGCGGGCCAGCGCCTGGGAGAGTTCCGGACCGAGCGCCCCTGCCCGCTGCGCCTGGAGGGCGGCATCCTTCACCTGGCCGAGGATCTGCGCCTCGCCCACCACCATCGAATCGAGGCTCGCGGTGACGCGGAAGAGATGGCGAAGCGCCTCCTCTTCGAACCGGCAGACGGCGTGCGGCGCCGCGACGGGGCCGAACGTCTCCAGCAAGTCCTGGGCCGCGGCGCGCGTCTCGGCGATGGCGAAGATCTCGAGCCGGTTGCAGGTGGAGACGAGCAGCGCCTCGCGCACGCCGGGAAGCGCCTTCAGGTCGCGCAGGTGGCCTTCGATCTGTTCGGGTCGCACGGCGACCTGCTCGCGCACCGCGATGGGCGCCTGCTTGTGCGAGAGGCCGACGCAGATCAGCGTCATGTTGCGCTCCCGCTCAGCGCCGGCGCCGCGCTGAGCAAACCGGCATAGGTCCCGATCAGAAGGACGAATCCCGCCACCACCAGCATCGCTACGCGGCGGCCGCGCCAGCCGGCGACCAGCCTCGCCTGGATCATCGAGGCGAAAAGCGCCCAGGCGAGGACCGCGAAGCCCTGCTTGGGCGCGATGGGGAAGGTCAACCCGGTGGCCTCGCGGGAGACCAGCGAGCCGGTGGCGATGGCCAGCGAGAGGAAAACGAATCCCCAGACGGCGAGGCGATACCCGGCGCGGTCGAGGAGGTCGAGCGAGGGCAGGCGCGCGAAGAGCCGGCCGGGCCGCTTGCTCTTCATCTGCCTCTCGCTCGCCAGGTAGAGGATGGCGAGGCCGAAGGCCAGCGCCAGCACCGCGGTTCCCAGCGCAGCGGCGCCGACGTGGATGAAGAGAAGGATGCTGTGCGAGACCTCCGGCGCGATCGCCCGGGCGTTCGACTCGACGAGGTGGGCGGGGACCATCACGGCCACCGTGAAGGGAGCGACGAACGCGCCGGCGACGGGCAGCTCGTAGCGGAAGTCGAGCACCAGATATCCCGCCACCGTCACTGCCGCGAGCAGGCTGAAGAGCTGTCCGCCCTTCCAGGCAGGGACACCCAGACCTGCTCCGGCGACGCCGAGCGAAACCCCGAACGCCGCGAAATGAACCACGACGCCGATGGCGAGCAGCGCGCGTCCGGCGCGGGCGAGACGCGTCTGCGGGCGGACGAGCCAGGTGAGAAAGGCAGCGGCGGCGGCCGCGTAGGCCACGAGCGCGATGTGGACGAGGATGGTGGCCATCGCGGCTGCCTACAGGTTTTCGAGCAAGAACTGCTCCAGCATGTCCTGCTCCTCGTCGCCTTTCTTTTCGCCCTGCGTCCCCTGCGGATTCGACGCTGGATTTGCTCCTGCCGCTTTCGTCGCCGGAGCGGACCCGGGTTGCTGCGACGCGGCCGCGGCACGGCGCAGCGCGTTCGCGTCGGCGAGAAACCCCTGCTGCACCTGATAGGCACTCTCGCCGAGGATCACCGACTCCATGTAGTGTTCGGCGCCCATCTGCTTGAGCGCGTCGGTGGTCTTCACCTTCGCCAGCAGGCCCGCGTTGTCGTCGCCGGCCTCCATCTTGATGAAGCGGACTGCCGGGGTCAGCGCGAAGCTCTTGTGCTCGCCGAGGATGGTGAGCACGTTGCCGTCCACTTCGATGCGTCCCTGCTCCGACCACCTGTCGAGCACGGACTGGGGAACGAAGAGGTAGTCGGCCATGGGGCGCTGCGCATCCTCGCCGCGCGTCGAACATCCTATCGCGGGCGCGGCTCTTCCGGTTGATACCAGCGACCCCGGGTCACGCGCAATGTGATTGACGGGCAGGCGGGCGGGCGGCAGATTCATCAGACCTTGCGAGAGGAGCTCATCGAATGGCGAGCGCGGACGTAGCAACCTTCACCGACGATAACTTCCAGAGCGAGGTGCTGGGCTCCACGGAGCCCGTACTGGTGGATTTCTGGGCGGCCTGGTGTGGACCGTGCCGCAACCTCGCGCCGCTCGTCGATCAACTGGCGGCCGAGTACAAGGGCAAGCTGAAGGTCGGCAAGCTGGACGTCGACGCGCACCAGAACGTCCCCCAGAAGTACAACGTGCTGAGCATCCCGACCCTCTTGCTCTTCAAGAACGGCCAGGTAGCGGACCAGGTCGTGGGGTCGGTGCCGAAGGCGACCCTGGACGCGATGGTCAAGCGGGCGATCTGATGGCGAAGGCGAGCGACACGGAGGAGGAGTACTTCGCGCGTGAGAACGCGGAGCGGCTGCGCAAGCTCGCCGCCGAGCAGAAGAAGTCACTAGCCGACTCCGAGCGCGAGAAGCTCCGCAAGCTCCACCACATGCGCTGTCCCAAGTGCGGCATGGAGCTCCAGGAGATCTCCGTGCGCGGCGTGCAGGTCGATCGCTGCTTCGCCTGCAACGGCACCTTTCTCGACGCGGGCGAGCTCGAGAAGCTGGCCGGAGGCCAGGGCGAGAACACGGTGATGTCGGCGGTGCTGCGGGTGTTCGGCGGGGGTAAGAAGTAGAAGCCCGTCACAGGCCGTGCATGGCCTGCCGCACGACCGCGATTCCGCGGGTCCCAGTCGACGCCCAATCGATTCATGATCCTTCCGACACAGCCCTCCGGCCGGAAGGGAAAGCGCCTCGTTCAGGCTGTCAAAACATGAACCGACGGAGCGAGACGTTGAGGAGGATCCCGATCCCCAGCATGTCCGCCACCACGCTGCTGCCGCCGTAGCTGAAGAGAGGCAGCGGCACGCCGACCACGGGCAGAAGCCCTGTGACCATGCCCATGTTGATGAAGGCGTGCCAGAAGAAGAGCGCGGCGACGCCGAGGGAAAGAAAGCTGCCGAACTTGTCGCGGGCGTTCGCCGCCACGTCGAGAGCGGCCAGCACGAGGAACGCGTAGAGCGCGATCAGCACCACCCCGCCAAGGAAGCCATGCTCCTCTGCCCAGACGGAGAAGATGAAATCGGTGTGCTGCTCGGGAAGGAACGCGAGCTGGTTCTGCGTTCCTTCGCCCCACCCCTTCCCGCTCCACTGCCCGCTACCCACCGCGATCACGCTCTGGATCGCGTGGTACCCGGCGCCTTTTGCGTATGCCTCCGGGTTGAGGAACGTCAGCAGACGCTGCTTCTGGTAGTCCTTGAGGAACCGGCTCCAGGCGAACACCGCCGCAGCGGCCCCTCCGGCGAGCATGATCACCACGTCGCGCCACTTCACCTTGGCGAACATCACCATGGTCATGGCGATGGCGAAGGTGACGAGCGCGGTGCCGAGGTCCGGCTGCTTCATCACCAGCGCGACGGGGATGAGGATCACCGCGAACGGCCGCAGCAGATCGAGGATGCCGTAATGTCCCTTGCGCAATCCCGTCTCGTCGCGGGCAAACCAGCGGGCGAGCAGGATGATCACCGCCAGCTTGACGAACTCGCTGGGCTGCACCTGCATGGAGCCGATCTGCAGCCAGCGACGGGCGCCGAGCACCTTCTTTCCGAAGAAGGCGACTCCGGCGAGGAGGCCGAGGGCGGCGACGTAGCCGGGCCAGGCCACCGTCTGCAGCCAGCGGTAGTCGATGAGCAGCAGGAGCGCGACGAAGACGCCGCCCACCAGCATCCAGCGGAACTGCACGAGCGCCATGATCACCGGCGCGTTCTTGGTCGCCGAGGCGAGATTCCAGACGCCCAGGGAGCAGATGATCAGCGTGCACAGCAGCAGGGGCCAGTGCAGGTTGTCCAGCTTCTTTTCGGTTACGCCGAGCGACATGTCACTGCACCACCGAGCTGGTTGCGAGCGGCGGGGCCGGCAGCACCGGGGCCGGAGCGGCGTCCTCGCGCTTCATCTTGAAGTACGCGGAGACGATCTTCGCCGCCGCCGGCGCCGCCGCCTCCGCTCCCCAACCGCCGTGCTCGTTGAGCACGACCACCACGATCTCCGGGTCGTTGGCGGGCGCGAAGGCCACGAACCAGGCATGGTCGCGCGAGAAGTACGCCTGCGTCGTGGGATCGAGCTTCTGCTTCTGCCCGAGCTTCATCACCTGCGCCGTTCCCGTCTTCCCGGCCATCTCCACGTCCTGCAGCCGGGAGCGCCAGCCGGTCCCGCCCGGCTCGTTCACCACCGCGAAGAGGGCGCCGCGAACCGCCTCCAGCGACGTTTCTCGAAGGCCCAGCTTGCGGACCACCTGCGGCTCGAAATCGCGGATCACCTTCCCGTCCGGTGCTTCGATCCGGCGGACGATCTGGGGAAGCAGGATGTCCCCGCCGTTGGCAACGGCGGCGTACGCCACCACCTGCTGCAGCGGGGTGACGTTGATCTCTCCCTGGCCGATGGCGGCGTTGATCGCGTGGGCGCGGGCGCTGCCGCTCTCCGGCGTGATGGTCTTCGAGTCGGGGATGATGCCGGGGATCTCGCGTCCCAGATCGAGGCCGGTCGGCTGCCCGTAGCCGAATCGTCTCGCCATGTCCGCGACGGCGTCGAGGCCGGCGCGATCTCCCACCGAGTAGTAGTAGACGTCGCACGACTGGGCCAGCGCGTGCCTGAGATCGAGCGAGCCGTGGCCCTGCGGCTTGTCGCAGCGCCAGCGGTGGTTGCCCATGGTGTAGCTGCCGCCGCAGAAGACGCTGCTTTCCGGGTTGATCACGCCGTTCTCCAGACCGACGAACGAGATGATGGTCTTGAACGTCGACCCCGGGTGGTAGTTCTCGTTCATCACCCGGTTCAGCATCGGCTTGAGCGGATCTTCGGAGATGGCCTTCAGCTCCGCCCGGCTGATGCGGCCGGACATCTTGTTCGAGTCGAACGAGGGACGCGACACCATGGCGAGGATGAAGCCGGTCTTCGCTTCCATCGCTACGACGGCGCCTGCGCGTCCGGGAAATGCGGTGTCGGCGGCGCGCTGGAGCTTCTCGTCCACCGAGAGCACCAGGTTGTTGCCCGGGGTGGCCGGCACCAGGCGCTCGTTCTCAGGGATGAGCGCCTCCTGCGTGTCCTTGTCGAGCTCGCGGCCCTTCGCGTCGACGGCGATGTTCTGCTTGCCGTCGGCGCCGCGCAGGTCGCGCTCCCAGCGCCGCTCCAGCCCCCGCCTCCCGATGGTCTGACCGCGCCGGTATTCGGGATGGTCGTCGAGCTCGTCGGGCGTGACTTCGCTCATGTAGCCGAGCACGTGCCCCATGCTCAGGGGGGCGTGGTAGGAGCGGTGCGGCGTGGGGATGAGGTTGACGCAGCTCATCTCGGTCTTGTGCGCCTCCAGCACGTCGACCTGATCGCGCGGGATGTCCAGCATCACCAGATAAGGCTTGAAACGCTCCAGCTTGTCCTTGCTGAACCAGCTCTTCTGGTAGTCGGCCTTGATCCGCTCGACGTCGTCCTGCCCGAGCCGGAGGTAGGCCTGGAGCTTCTCGATCACTTCGTCGCGCTCCTTGCCCTTGCAGAACGCCGGCGTGAGGAAGACGTCGAACGAGGGACGGTTGTCGACGAGCGTGCGCCCCTTGCGGTCCTTGATCACGCCGCGGTCCGCCGGAACGAACAGCGACTTGCGGAAGTTGGCGATGGACTGCGCCCCGTAGACGTCGCCGCGCAGGATCTGCAGCTGGTAGAGGCGCACGACCAGCACCAGCATGGAGCAGACGACGATCAGCGCGCCCAGCGCAGCGCGCGGGCGGATCTCGCGGATGTCGTCGGCGTCGCGCCGGACGAGCATCATCGGAGGCCCCCCGGCGCTTCCTCGCCATGCTGGAACCCGGCGTCCACGCGGCGGAGCACCGCGAAGACCAGCGGCGCGGCGAGAGCGGTGCCGAACGCCGACCAGAACATGGGCCCGAGCTCGAAGTGCATCCCCGCGCCGGTGAAGAAGCCGAAGATCAGCGTCGCGAGCAGCGAATGGCCGAGGCTGGCGCCGAACGCCACGGCGGCGGACTGGATGCCGCCCTCGGTGCGCAGGGCAGCGCCGGCGGTCCGCACCACCACGAAGGTGAGGACGGCGAGGAAGGTGTAGAGAAATGCAGGCGTCGCCGAGGTCAGATCGGAGAGATAACCGACGGCGGCCGAAAGCGCCGCGCCCTCCATCACGTCATCGCGCAAGGCGAGATAGAGCACGACGATCAGGAGCAGATCCGGCCGCGCCGTCTTGAGGTGCAACAGGTGCGGGATCACCGACTCGAGGATGGTCAGCACCAATGCGACGAGGAGGACCAGCGCGGCGCGCAGCTTCACTGCCCGCTCCCCGCTGCTCCCGGTGCCGCAGCCACGCCCTGCGGCATCACTTCGCTCCCGAGCACCACCGACACCTCGTCCAACCGGGAGAAATCGACAGCCGGGATGACCTCGGCCTCGAGGAAGAGGCCGTGCGGCTTCTTCTGCACGTTCACCACCCGCCCGACCCGGTAGCCATGGGGAAAGAATCCGGGACCGCCGGCGGTGACCAGCACGTCGCCTTCCTGGAGGTCGTCGGTGCGGAGCGCGTAGGTGAGCTTGCAGCGGGAGATGTCTCCGGTGCCCTTGACGGTGCTCCGGCTGCGCGTCCGCTGCGATACCGCGGGGACCGCGCTGAGGGGGCTGACGATGAGCTGGACGTCGGCGTAGCTGCCGGTGAGCTGGGAGACGATGCCGACTGCACCGTCCGGCGCGATCACCGGCGCACCCTTCACCACCCCGTCGTCCGATCCGCGGGCGATGCGCAGGGTGTGGGAGTGCGGCGAGGCGCCCACGGCGACCACGCGCGCGATCATGAGGCGGGTGGGCACTTGCTTGTCGACGAAGTCGAGCAGGTGCCGCAGGCGCTCGTTCTCGAACCTCAGCTCGGCCGCCTGCTGCTCGAGCTGGCGGGCTTTCAGGCTCTCGCGCCGGAGCACGAGATTTTCATCGCGCACCCCGCGCAGCGCCACGTAGCCGTTCCAGGCGTCGATCGCTCCGAAGGCGGCGAGCGTGATGAGCTTCTCCGCCGGCGCGATCGCGAAGATGATGGCACGATCCAGCGCATTCAGGTCGCGCCCCTTCTTGGCTTTGACGAAGAAGATCGCGAAGGGGATCGCCAGCAGGGCGATCACGAAGATCGGCTCGCGAAAGCGCTTGAAAATGGAGTGCACGCAGGCTCACAACCCGGGGGAGAGGCCGGTCTCTTCCCGGGTTTTTCCCCTTGCATCTGTCGCCCGGCTTCTCTAGGGTGTCAAGCTTTCCAAGCAGCCGTGCGCACGGCGATTTTCAGAGGCGCGCGGGGACCGACAGACGGGTGGCAGTCCGATGCTCGACGTGATGCGGTCGAACGCGAAGTCTTCACTGATCGCCCTGATTTTCGGCGCGATCATCCTCACCTTCGTCTTCTCGTTCGGGCGTGGCTCGTCGGGGTTCCGCACGCGGACGCCGGAGACGTGGGCCGCCAGAGTCAACGGCGAGCTGGTGACGGCGAGCGACTTCGCGCAAGCCTACGCGAACCGCTTCCGCCAGATGTCGGCGATGCGCGGGGGCAAGTACACGACCGACAATGCGAAGCAGGACAATCTCAAGTCGGAGACCCTCAAGGGCCTCGTCGATCAAGAGCTCATCGCGCAGCAGGCCGACGATCTCGGCATCCGGGTCAGCGACGCCGAGGTGGCCGATGCCATCGCCAGGAGCCCGCAGTTCCAGCAGGATGGCAAGTTCGACTTCGACTACTACAAGCGGCTGGTCGAGAACGGCTACGGAATGAGCGTCACGCGCTTCGAGGAGGCGTACCGCCGCGACCTGCTCCGCGGCAAGGTCGTCCAGGCGGCCGTCGCGGGCGCCAACGTCTCGGACGACGAGGTGAAGGCCGCCTGGGCCGCGCAGCACGAGAGCGTCGCCATCGCCTGGGTCCGGTTCAACCCCTTCATGTTCCGCGACCAGGCCACGGCGAGCGACGCCGAGGTCGCGGAGTACGCGAAATCGCACGCTGACGAGATCGCGAAGAAGTACGAGGACGAGAAGGCGACCCGGTGGACGCAGCCCGCCGCGATGAGGGTGCGCGCCATCACCGTCTCCCTGCCCCCGAACGCGACCGGCGATCAGGAGAAGGCGGCGCGCGAGAAGATCGATCAGGCGCTCGCGGAGGTGAAGGGCGGCAAGGACTTCGCCGAAGTCGCGAAGGCGCGGAGTGAGGATCAGGCGACCAAGGCGAACGGCGGCGACCTCGGGTTCGTGGCTCGCGGGCAGTCGCCCTACGGCAAGACGCTGGAGGATCAGGCCGTCCGGCTCAAGCCCGGGCAGCTGAGCGAGATCTTCAAGGATCGATCCGGATTCCACCTGCTCAAGGCGGAAGAGGAGCGGCCCGCCCGCCTGCAGCCGCTCGACGAAGTGCGCAAGCACATCGCCGCGGACCTGGTGAAGTCGCAGAAGGCGAAGGAGCTGGCGAAGCGGAAGGCGGAGGACGCCCTCGCGCAGCTTCGCGCCGGCAAGGACCTCAAGG
Above is a genomic segment from Deltaproteobacteria bacterium containing:
- the mreD gene encoding rod shape-determining protein MreD; its protein translation is MKLRAALVLLVALVLTILESVIPHLLHLKTARPDLLLIVVLYLALRDDVMEGAALSAAVGYLSDLTSATPAFLYTFLAVLTFVVVRTAGAALRTEGGIQSAAVAFGASLGHSLLATLIFGFFTGAGMHFELGPMFWSAFGTALAAPLVFAVLRRVDAGFQHGEEAPGGLR
- the mreC gene encoding rod shape-determining protein MreC — its product is MHSIFKRFREPIFVIALLAIPFAIFFVKAKKGRDLNALDRAIIFAIAPAEKLITLAAFGAIDAWNGYVALRGVRDENLVLRRESLKARQLEQQAAELRFENERLRHLLDFVDKQVPTRLMIARVVAVGASPHSHTLRIARGSDDGVVKGAPVIAPDGAVGIVSQLTGSYADVQLIVSPLSAVPAVSQRTRSRSTVKGTGDISRCKLTYALRTDDLQEGDVLVTAGGPGFFPHGYRVGRVVNVQKKPHGLFLEAEVIPAVDFSRLDEVSVVLGSEVMPQGVAAAPGAAGSGQ